From the Anolis sagrei isolate rAnoSag1 chromosome 12, rAnoSag1.mat, whole genome shotgun sequence genome, one window contains:
- the UBQLN4 gene encoding ubiquilin-4, with amino-acid sequence MAELRGVAGAAGEGGAPEGAQEGRPALIRVTVKTPKDKEELLAPETLSVREFKEEISGRFKARQEQLVLIFAGKILKDGDSLQQHGIKDGLTVHLVIKTPQKSQDPALASVGPSPSVAPPPTADSAPAAPPPAHPSPPGPQPPQEAPGSQGRRGSGGGGGGGGSGPAPGGHAPAEEAVPGSSTPSILAGFGGLPGLGRLGLGSANFLELQQTMQRQLMSSPELLSQIVENPLVQSLMAQPEAMRTLILANPQMQALMQRNPEISHMLNNPELMRQTMELARNPAMMQEMMRHQDRALSNLESVPGGYSALRRMYTDIQEPLFSAAREQFAGTPFPGSAGPNTETPNAQPMQTENRDPLPNPWSPPSSSSTSSSTSSSQAQGAPPGHATPTVSNPLGLNTATLGSGVFSSGEMQGLLGQISGRPQLMQSLVSAPYLRPMLQALAQDPHLAAQMMVNAPVLAGNASLQEQLRLQLPAFLQQMQNPESLSVLTNPRALQALLQIQQGIHTLQAEAPGLVPSLGSFGAPPPPPASSSSGSSAAPEAPPTPAMATPTPQLMQQMLQMLSGPNAQAQTPPSAAPSSSSPSPSSSPPSGESSSRLVVQLEQLRGMGFIDGEANLQALLAAGGDLNAAIEALLLLPTRTSA; translated from the exons ATGGCGGAGCTGAGGGGCGTCGCGGGGGCTGCCGGGGAGGGAGGGGCGCCGGAGGGGGCGCAGGAGGGTCGCCCCGCGCTGATCCGGGTGACGGTGAAGACCCCCAAGGACAAGGAGGAGCTCCTCGCCCCGGAGACACTCTCCGTCAGGGAG ttCAAGGAGGAGATCTCTGGGCGGTTCAAGGCGCGCCAGGAGCAGCTGGTGCTGATCTTTGCCGGGAAGATCCTGAAGGACGGGGACTCCCTCCAGCAGCACGGCATCAAGGACGGGCTCACCGTCCACCTCGTCATCAAGACCCCCCAAAA GTCTCAGGACCCCGCTTTGGCCTCTGTTGGCCCCTCCCCCTCTGTGGCCCCTCCTCCCACTGCTGACTCCGCCCCCGCAGCCCCGCCTCCcgcccacccctcccctcccggCCCCCAGCCCCCCCAAGAGGCCCCCGGGAGCCAAGGGAGGAGgggcagcggaggaggaggaggaggaggaggatcgggCCCCGCCCCAGGAGGCCACGCCCCTGCAGAGGAAGCAGTGCCCGGAAGTTCCACCCCCTCCATTTTGG CGGGCTTTGGGGGCCTCCCGGGTCTGGGCCGGCTGGGCCTGGGCTCGGCCAACTTCCTGGAGCTGCAGCAGACGATGCAGCGTCAGCTGATGTCGAGCCCGGAGCTGCTCTCGCAGATAGTGGAGAACCCGCTGGTGCAGAGCCTGATGGCGCAGCCCGAGGCCATGCGCACCCTCATCCTGGCCAACCCCCAGATGCAGGCCCTCATGCAGCGCAACCCCGAGATCAGCCACATGCTCAACAACCCCGAGCTCATGCGACAG ACCATGGAGCTGGCCCGGAACCCGGCCATGATGCAGGAGATGATGCGCCACCAGGACCGGGCCCTGAGCAACCTGGAGAGCGTCCCCGGCGGGTACAGCGCCCTGCGCCGCATGTACACCGACATCCAGGAGCCCCTCTTCAGCGCTGCCAGAGAACAG tttGCGGGGACCCCTTTCCCGGGGTCGGCGGGCCCCAACACAGAGACCCCGAACGCCCAGCCGATGCAGACGGAGAACCGGGACCCGCTGCCCAACCCTTGGAgccccccttcttcctcttctacttcctcttccacttcctcttcGCAGGCTCAAGGGGCCCCTCCTGGCCACGCCACGCCCACCGTCTCCAACCCCCTGGGGCTCAACACGGCCACCCTGGGGTCAG GTGTGTTCAGCAGTGGGGAGATGCAGGGGCTGCTGGGCCAGATCTCGGGGCGCCCGCAGCTGATGCAGAGCCTGGTCTCGGCCCCCTACCTGCGCCCCATGCTGCAGGCCCTCGCCCAGGACCCACACCTGGCCGCACAG ATGATGGTGAATGCGCCCGTCCTCGCGGGCAACGCCTCCCTCCAGGAGCAGCTCCGCCTCCAGCTCCCGGCCTTCCTGCAGCAG ATGCAGAACCCGGAGTCTCTCTCGGTGCTGACCAACCCGCGGGCCTTGCAGGCTTTGCTCCAGATCCAGCAAGGGATACACACCCTCCAGGCAGAGGCACCCGGGCTCGTGCCCAG CCTGGGCTCGTTTggggccccgccccctcctcccgCTTCCTCTTCCTCGGGAAGCAGCGCTGCCCctgaagccccgcccactcccgCCATGGCCACGCCCACTCCGCAGCTCATGCAGCAGATGCTCCAGATGCTCTCTGGCCCCAACGCACAG GCGCAGACCCCCCCATCCGcggccccttcctcctcttctccgtcTCCTTCGTCTTCTCCTCCTTCGGGGGAGTCCTCCTCCCGCCTGGTGGTGCAGTTGGAGCAGCTGAGGGGCATGGGCTTCATTGACGGGGAGGCCAACCTTCAGGCCCTGCTGGCCGCCGGCGGGGACCTCAACGCCGCCATcgaggccctcctcctcctccccacgcGCACCTCCGCAtga